AACGGCTGAGGTTGCTGTTGAgtcttcttcaccaaaacGCCACCGTTTTGTGGGGTTTTAAGGGTGGCGATGGTGAGGAAAGAGAGATCGTTCTTGAAGAAATCTGATGGGAGGAGGAAGTAGTTGAGACCTAGCTTAAGTGTTTCGGTTTCAGACAGAACAGGGGTTTTCTGTCCGATGTAGAGTAAGTCTGATCTacagattttgtgttttgggaAGTCTTTTGTTAGCTCTGAGACTACTACGGGACGATCGTAGACTTGTAAAGAACCGTCGGATCTGACGAGCTTGATTCGTCCGCCGTTGCTGGTTCGGTCTGGTCGAGGATGAAGACAAAGCCAACTTGAAGGACCTTTGTGTAGCTTTACGAGTAGACTCCCGAGCTTTGTGATGTTATCATGACCCATTTAGTATAAGCTGGATTTGGGGGTTTCTTTAA
This sequence is a window from Arabidopsis thaliana chromosome 1 sequence. Protein-coding genes within it:
- a CDS encoding uncharacterized protein (unknown protein; BEST Arabidopsis thaliana protein match is: unknown protein (TAIR:AT5G12340.1); Has 166 Blast hits to 162 proteins in 36 species: Archae - 0; Bacteria - 2; Metazoa - 15; Fungi - 5; Plants - 124; Viruses - 0; Other Eukaryotes - 20 (source: NCBI BLink).), translated to MGHDNITKLGSLLVKLHKGPSSWLCLHPRPDRTSNGGRIKLVRSDGSLQVYDRPVVVSELTKDFPKHKICRSDLLYIGQKTPVLSETETLKLGLNYFLLPSDFFKNDLSFLTIATLKTPQNGGVLVKKTQQQPQPFLIQKGEKGERLRIRVSEEFVSELMMEGKKNRVNEEEEEEEGGGEGEGRVCTTVKLKKDYVQLVGLRRWKPKLETITETKAMKAATMEKTKKKRKRFTVMKKKSQSDSSSKRKLQSKSKSKTKKSIMRKID